One region of bacterium genomic DNA includes:
- a CDS encoding penicillin-binding protein activator LpoB: MRQLIECRVFKSVCYAIIVTLVATIGPLPLSNRAEAQLMPQYSVAVVEFMNESGVQGDLLARLATDAVVVEMSKTTRFDVGSNTRASIKTAMEALDLHSPLDKVGLVRLGEYLSADAMLEGAITSVQLAGSGVTRRASVTMVLRMYDQASGEIVNGAVQTGNSSARVGYTPDDDALIVEAINNAAFLGVKTMVDYIIPEATVQNSMGASQVMLNKGSRDGIKQGMQMIVLRDREIIGYLSIQSVTPVDSIAKVTKSMRGIQAQDKARAIFDMPAVGGAARTQALPSGAPTQSKTKGSAISKIGKFLLGAALVFGVVSLFKGGRGTEDAPSISLTDPTVISWDASALDNGKNVMEYQVIRDSFADSEAPVKVMRDSGSMDSGRTSIAGLYGSGSDLAVNYYSLDTNPSQTYASQSTTVAVEPYGKTHTYQIRAFYKMTSHSTIGDDDDDDDDDDDDDDDTTTTWYYLTKVSNTLTATVIEPVLNSDVISPAYSSSDAAPELQISDLQDGTINLEWNRKDGADSYYVVVAPVVAGQGPTWTSSVISETGPTVSLTDSQRISLAAALEDYSGVVMGWTVYCRHEADTGNGWYEGEQNRFEISSLPPEEPSTE, from the coding sequence TTGAGGCAGCTAATAGAATGCAGGGTTTTCAAGAGTGTGTGCTACGCAATAATAGTAACGCTTGTGGCGACAATAGGGCCCCTGCCGCTATCAAATCGGGCAGAGGCTCAGCTTATGCCCCAATATTCAGTCGCAGTTGTTGAGTTTATGAACGAGTCCGGTGTTCAGGGTGATTTGCTTGCCAGGCTTGCAACCGACGCGGTTGTCGTGGAAATGAGCAAAACAACCCGCTTTGATGTCGGCAGTAACACTCGTGCGAGCATCAAGACAGCAATGGAGGCGCTTGATCTGCATTCTCCGCTTGACAAGGTAGGTCTTGTGAGGCTGGGTGAGTATTTGAGTGCCGATGCGATGCTTGAGGGTGCGATCACCTCTGTTCAACTTGCGGGTTCCGGTGTCACGAGAAGAGCATCCGTGACCATGGTTCTGCGAATGTACGATCAAGCGTCCGGCGAGATTGTAAATGGTGCAGTACAGACTGGCAATTCGAGCGCAAGGGTTGGCTATACTCCTGATGATGACGCTCTCATAGTCGAGGCGATTAATAATGCCGCATTTCTGGGCGTCAAGACGATGGTGGATTACATCATTCCTGAGGCCACGGTTCAAAACAGCATGGGTGCCAGCCAGGTAATGCTTAACAAGGGTTCTCGTGACGGTATAAAGCAGGGCATGCAAATGATAGTTCTGCGCGACAGGGAGATTATCGGATACCTCTCGATTCAATCTGTAACTCCTGTAGACAGTATCGCAAAGGTGACCAAATCCATGCGTGGTATCCAGGCGCAAGACAAGGCGAGAGCAATTTTCGATATGCCTGCCGTGGGCGGAGCAGCCAGGACACAGGCATTGCCTTCGGGGGCACCTACACAAAGCAAGACTAAGGGCAGCGCAATCAGCAAGATAGGGAAGTTCCTTTTAGGTGCTGCTCTTGTTTTTGGAGTTGTGTCTTTGTTCAAGGGCGGGCGTGGCACGGAGGATGCTCCGAGCATCAGTCTCACAGACCCGACTGTTATTTCCTGGGATGCGAGTGCGTTGGATAATGGCAAAAACGTGATGGAATACCAGGTCATAAGGGACAGTTTTGCTGATTCAGAAGCTCCTGTAAAGGTCATGCGCGATTCCGGTTCAATGGATTCCGGTCGGACGAGTATTGCTGGTCTATACGGCAGTGGTAGTGATCTTGCAGTAAACTATTATTCGCTGGACACTAATCCATCTCAGACATATGCTTCGCAGAGCACAACTGTAGCAGTCGAGCCATATGGCAAAACTCATACATATCAGATACGTGCGTTTTATAAGATGACGTCACACTCGACAATAGGTGACGATGATGACGATGATGACGACGATGACGATGACGATGATGACACTACTACCACCTGGTATTACCTTACCAAGGTGAGTAATACTTTAACCGCAACCGTAATTGAGCCGGTACTAAACAGCGATGTTATTTCTCCTGCTTATTCCAGTTCCGATGCGGCTCCTGAGCTTCAGATCAGTGATCTTCAGGATGGCACTATAAACCTCGAATGGAACCGCAAGGACGGTGCTGATTCATATTATGTGGTGGTTGCGCCTGTAGTAGCCGGGCAAGGTCCGACATGGACTTCGAGCGTTATTAGTGAAACAGGTCCGACTGTTTCGCTCACAGATTCCCAGCGGATCAGTTTGGCTGCTGCGCTCGAAGACTATTCGGGTGTAGTTATGGGTTGGACCGTATATTGCAGACACGAGGCGGATACGGGTAACGGTTGGTATGAGGGCGAGCAAAACAGGTTTGAGATCAGCTCACTGCCGCCTGAGGAGCCGAGTACGGAATAG
- the coaE gene encoding dephospho-CoA kinase (Dephospho-CoA kinase (CoaE) performs the final step in coenzyme A biosynthesis.) gives MSMAYVIGITGGIGTGKSTVLGMLSELGARVLSADNVAKQILDIDEPAYREVCERFGDDVLLADGQINRSALGRIVFSDSKARADLDAITHPRIIEKINRTIEEYRKDPGDDKVFAIEIPLLMECNMEYMLDEVIVVAAEQETQIHRLTSRSGISHDEALRRIDSQMPMDIKVRRADRVIRNDADLVNLRKSVEDVWYEILLLLKE, from the coding sequence ATGAGCATGGCTTATGTGATAGGTATAACCGGTGGAATAGGCACAGGCAAGAGCACGGTGCTCGGGATGCTGTCTGAATTGGGTGCGCGCGTCCTGAGTGCCGACAATGTTGCCAAGCAGATTTTAGATATAGATGAGCCCGCATATCGTGAGGTATGTGAGCGTTTTGGCGATGATGTATTGCTTGCCGACGGGCAGATCAATCGTTCAGCACTTGGGCGGATCGTATTTTCCGATTCCAAGGCCAGGGCAGATCTCGATGCCATAACTCATCCGCGCATCATCGAAAAAATCAACCGGACGATAGAAGAGTACAGAAAGGATCCGGGTGATGATAAGGTATTTGCAATCGAGATTCCGCTTCTGATGGAATGCAACATGGAGTATATGCTGGATGAAGTAATCGTGGTTGCTGCGGAACAAGAGACCCAAATACATCGTCTGACAAGCAGAAGTGGTATTTCTCACGACGAGGCTCTTCGGCGAATTGATTCCCAGATGCCGATGGATATCAAAGTTCGGCGTGCCGACCGCGTTATACGGAACGATGCAGATTTGGTGAATTTGCGCAAGTCGGTGGAAGATGTCTGGTATGAAATTCTCTTGCTCTTAAAAGAGTAG